A stretch of the Actinoalloteichus fjordicus genome encodes the following:
- a CDS encoding cellulose binding domain-containing protein yields the protein MTKRRFLSAALAAALAAGALALTQLPSGQSEAAAQTVNQSYSWRNAEIAGGGFVPGIIFNQSEPNLIYARTDIGGAYRWEQDSGRWTPLLDWVGWDEWGYNGVVSLATDPVDTDRVYVAAGMYTNDWDPNNGAILRSADRGETWEVTELPFKLGGNMPGRGMGERLTVDPNDNSIVYLGAPSGNGLWRSTDFGVTWSEVSNFPNPGNYAQDPDDPNGYLDDNQGVTWVTFDESTGSAGEPTQDLYIGVADKENTVYRSTDAGASWERVAGQPTGFLAHKGVVDHVNGFLYIATSDTGGPYDGAEGDVWKYATDTGEWTQISPVPSGAEGSDFGYSGLTIDRQNPGTLMVASQLLWWPDIVIFRSTDAGETWTRAWDWANYPERSFRYEIDISEVPWLDFATNPTPPEITPKLGWMTEALEIDPFDSDRMMYGTGATIYGTENLSAWDAGGRITIEPMVGGLEETAVLDLASPPSGAPLLSALGDIGGFRHDDLDSVPERMFSAPNFTSTTSIDFAETNPNFVVRAGNADGVSRAAFSQDGGANWYPASSEPSGVTGGGTIASAADGDSVLWSPAGTGVHHAGSSGSSWTASTGIPAGAVVEADRVNPAVFYGASGGRFYVSTDGGASFTASPATGLPTGNVKFTALPDREGEIWLAGDGGLVRSTDGGTTFTAVSGVDSARNVAHGAAAPGANHPALYLVGTVGGVQGVFRSDDAGAAWVRINDDQHQWGNMGEALSGDPRVYGRVYLGTNGRGIQIGESGDTTPPTTTPPPTTTPPPTGDGCSATYAVANSWPGGFQGAVTVRNTGSTAFDGWSASWTFPGTQTVSQAWNGEATQAGREVTVRNAGYNGVIAPGGAVTVGFNGSGSGPDSIPTRIACTGG from the coding sequence GTGACCAAGCGCAGATTCCTGTCGGCCGCGCTCGCAGCCGCGCTGGCCGCGGGCGCACTGGCGCTCACCCAGTTGCCCAGCGGCCAGTCCGAGGCGGCGGCGCAGACCGTCAATCAGTCCTATTCCTGGCGCAACGCCGAGATCGCGGGCGGCGGGTTCGTCCCCGGCATCATCTTCAATCAGAGCGAGCCGAACCTGATCTACGCACGCACCGACATCGGCGGGGCCTACCGCTGGGAGCAGGACAGCGGCCGGTGGACCCCGTTGCTGGACTGGGTCGGCTGGGACGAGTGGGGATACAACGGCGTCGTCAGCCTGGCCACCGACCCGGTGGACACCGACCGGGTGTACGTCGCGGCGGGCATGTACACCAACGACTGGGACCCGAACAACGGCGCCATCCTGCGCTCGGCGGACCGGGGCGAGACCTGGGAGGTGACGGAGCTGCCGTTCAAGCTCGGCGGGAACATGCCGGGCCGTGGCATGGGCGAGCGGCTGACCGTCGACCCCAACGACAACAGCATCGTGTACCTGGGCGCTCCCAGCGGAAACGGGCTGTGGCGCAGCACCGACTTCGGCGTGACCTGGTCGGAGGTGTCGAACTTCCCGAATCCGGGGAACTACGCGCAGGACCCGGACGATCCGAACGGCTACCTGGACGACAACCAGGGCGTCACCTGGGTGACCTTCGACGAGTCCACCGGCAGCGCAGGCGAGCCGACGCAGGACCTCTACATCGGCGTGGCGGACAAGGAGAACACCGTCTACCGCAGCACCGACGCGGGAGCGAGCTGGGAACGGGTGGCGGGCCAGCCGACCGGCTTCCTGGCGCACAAGGGCGTCGTCGACCACGTCAACGGCTTCCTCTACATCGCGACCAGCGACACCGGCGGACCGTATGACGGCGCCGAGGGCGACGTCTGGAAGTACGCGACCGACACCGGTGAGTGGACGCAGATCAGCCCCGTCCCCTCCGGTGCGGAGGGCTCCGACTTCGGCTACAGCGGACTGACGATCGACCGGCAGAATCCGGGCACCCTGATGGTGGCCAGCCAGCTGCTCTGGTGGCCGGACATCGTGATCTTCCGCAGCACCGACGCGGGCGAGACGTGGACGCGGGCCTGGGACTGGGCCAATTACCCCGAGCGCTCCTTCCGCTATGAGATCGACATCTCCGAGGTCCCGTGGCTGGACTTCGCGACGAACCCCACGCCCCCCGAGATCACCCCGAAGCTCGGCTGGATGACCGAGGCGCTGGAGATCGACCCCTTCGACTCCGACCGGATGATGTACGGCACCGGGGCGACGATCTACGGCACCGAGAACCTCTCCGCCTGGGACGCGGGCGGCCGGATCACCATCGAGCCGATGGTGGGCGGGCTGGAGGAGACCGCCGTCCTCGACCTCGCCAGCCCGCCCAGCGGCGCCCCGTTGCTCAGCGCGCTGGGCGACATCGGCGGCTTCCGCCACGACGACCTGGACTCCGTGCCGGAGCGGATGTTCTCCGCCCCGAACTTCACCAGCACCACCAGCATCGACTTCGCCGAGACGAACCCGAACTTCGTGGTCCGCGCGGGCAATGCCGACGGCGTCAGCCGGGCGGCGTTCTCCCAGGACGGCGGAGCGAACTGGTACCCGGCGAGCAGCGAGCCGAGCGGTGTGACCGGGGGCGGCACCATTGCCTCGGCGGCCGACGGCGACTCCGTGCTGTGGAGCCCGGCGGGCACCGGCGTGCACCACGCGGGCAGCAGCGGCAGCTCCTGGACGGCGTCCACCGGCATCCCGGCAGGCGCGGTCGTGGAGGCCGACCGGGTGAACCCGGCGGTGTTCTACGGGGCGAGCGGCGGCCGGTTCTACGTCAGCACCGACGGCGGAGCGAGCTTCACCGCCAGCCCGGCCACCGGGCTGCCGACCGGGAACGTGAAGTTCACGGCGCTGCCGGACCGCGAGGGCGAGATCTGGTTGGCAGGCGACGGCGGCCTGGTGCGCTCCACCGACGGCGGGACGACGTTCACCGCCGTCTCCGGGGTGGACAGTGCACGCAATGTCGCCCACGGGGCGGCGGCGCCCGGCGCGAATCACCCCGCGCTCTACCTGGTGGGCACGGTCGGCGGGGTCCAGGGCGTGTTCCGGTCCGACGACGCGGGCGCGGCCTGGGTTCGGATCAACGACGACCAGCACCAGTGGGGCAACATGGGCGAGGCGCTCAGCGGCGATCCTCGGGTCTACGGCCGCGTCTACCTGGGCACCAACGGACGAGGCATCCAGATCGGCGAGTCCGGCGACACCACGCCGCCCACCACCACGCCGCCGCCCACGACGACCCCGCCGCCGACCGGCGACGGCTGTTCGGCCACCTACGCGGTCGCGAACTCCTGGCCCGGCGGCTTCCAGGGCGCGGTGACCGTTCGCAACACCGGTTCGACCGCGTTCGACGGCTGGTCGGCGTCCTGGACCTTCCCCGGCACGCAGACCGTGAGCCAGGCCTGGAACGGCGAGGCGACCCAGGCAGGCCGGGAGGTGACGGTCCGCAACGCGGGCTACAACGGCGTCATCGCACCGGGCGGCGCGGTGACCGTCGGCTTCAACGGCAGCGGCTCTGGGCCGGACAGCATCCCGACGCGGATCGCCTGCACGGGCGGCTGA
- a CDS encoding acyl-CoA thioesterase: protein MAAAMTSPESTPTDIPARFGHVGSVRINFEDFDATGTVHDSRYLLLVERAVMDYWLDRGWHFDPPLSRFADVLQVVRHFAITYHTPITGMGVVGVHFWIEQVATSSLTYGFHVHSADRSILHAEGSRTQIRLDPATHHAVPLSVELVAEAHRLRRPRDLVGGG from the coding sequence GTGGCAGCAGCGATGACCAGCCCGGAGAGCACGCCGACGGACATCCCGGCGCGCTTCGGCCACGTCGGGTCCGTCCGCATCAACTTCGAGGATTTCGACGCGACCGGCACGGTCCACGACTCGCGTTACCTGCTGCTGGTGGAACGCGCCGTCATGGACTACTGGCTCGACCGAGGCTGGCACTTCGATCCCCCGCTGTCCCGGTTCGCCGACGTGCTCCAGGTGGTCCGACACTTCGCGATCACCTACCACACGCCGATCACGGGCATGGGCGTCGTCGGCGTGCACTTCTGGATCGAACAGGTGGCCACCAGCAGCCTGACCTACGGCTTCCACGTGCACTCCGCCGATCGATCGATACTGCACGCCGAGGGCAGCAGGACGCAGATCCGGCTCGACCCGGCCACGCATCACGCCGTCCCGCTCAGCGTCGAACTGGTCGCCGAGGCTCACCGGCTGCGGCGGCCCCGCGACCTCGTCGGCGGCGGCTGA
- a CDS encoding DUF4231 domain-containing protein, whose product MTERLVDRGSRSPDPADSIPTVDVHGLAEAHVSRLRARYDWRARWHRRFFRLGGLLIILASAALPLLTTLDYENKDFVLSATGVVIAVLTGLQTFYRWDKSWATLRAAESSLTELRWEWRLRQEEAKGLTGDDADRHRREATERMLAGVREVRLRESEDYFAELRFPSARAR is encoded by the coding sequence ATGACCGAGCGACTCGTCGACCGGGGGTCTCGATCGCCGGACCCGGCCGATTCCATCCCCACTGTGGACGTACACGGCCTCGCAGAGGCGCACGTCAGCCGACTCCGGGCTCGATACGACTGGCGCGCCCGGTGGCATCGCCGATTCTTTCGGCTCGGGGGCCTGCTGATCATCCTGGCCAGTGCCGCCCTGCCGCTGCTCACGACCCTGGATTACGAGAACAAGGACTTCGTGCTCTCGGCGACGGGGGTGGTGATCGCCGTGCTCACCGGGTTGCAGACCTTCTATCGCTGGGACAAGTCGTGGGCGACGTTGCGGGCCGCCGAGTCCTCCCTGACCGAGCTGCGCTGGGAATGGCGCCTGCGCCAGGAGGAGGCGAAGGGCCTGACCGGTGACGACGCCGATCGACACCGCCGGGAGGCCACCGAACGCATGCTGGCGGGCGTGCGTGAGGTGCGTCTTCGCGAGTCGGAAGACTATTTCGCCGAACTGCGCTTCCCCTCGGCGCGGGCCCGCTGA
- a CDS encoding tyrosine-type recombinase/integrase yields MFPRAERVAVGEVARTTVGEDAGTTMGEVAEESVGGIAEDRAQQVLVEYERALADSPLAPQTRRAYRSRIAGFLAWLADHDGGRADPLTEPPARDAAVRAYRSRLKSARRSRPATINAVLTALDHFYDHLRIGPALIVREEQVAPQPRALHEDETRRLLAAVRSGGSLRDAAIVHTLLHTGVRVAELVALDVEDARLGARQARLVVTTRGVEAREIPLPDESRLVLREWVSIRRGWPGIERTAALFLNRRGGRLSTRSVDALVVRLGSVAGLEADSGQRITPYVLRQTFGHRLLASGADPDRVAELMGHRRSETARRYGAVRAARPPDDVPG; encoded by the coding sequence GTGTTCCCGAGAGCCGAGAGGGTCGCCGTGGGCGAGGTCGCCAGAACGACTGTGGGCGAGGACGCCGGAACGACCATGGGCGAGGTCGCCGAGGAGTCGGTGGGCGGGATCGCCGAGGACCGAGCGCAACAGGTGCTCGTCGAGTACGAACGGGCCCTCGCGGACTCTCCCCTGGCCCCGCAGACCCGCCGCGCCTATCGCTCCCGCATCGCCGGTTTCCTCGCCTGGCTCGCCGATCACGACGGCGGCCGCGCCGATCCGCTCACCGAGCCGCCCGCCAGGGACGCGGCCGTGCGCGCCTACCGGTCGCGGCTGAAGTCTGCGCGGCGCAGCCGTCCCGCCACGATCAACGCGGTGCTGACGGCGCTCGATCACTTCTACGACCACCTGCGGATCGGACCTGCCCTGATCGTGCGGGAGGAACAGGTCGCGCCGCAGCCGAGGGCACTGCACGAGGACGAGACCCGCCGACTGCTGGCGGCCGTGCGGTCGGGCGGCTCGCTCCGGGACGCCGCCATCGTGCACACGCTGCTGCACACCGGGGTCCGGGTGGCCGAACTGGTCGCACTCGACGTCGAGGATGCCCGGCTCGGCGCCCGGCAGGCCAGGCTCGTCGTCACGACCAGGGGCGTCGAGGCGCGTGAGATCCCTTTACCCGACGAATCCCGTCTCGTGCTGCGCGAGTGGGTCTCGATTCGCCGTGGCTGGCCGGGCATCGAGCGGACGGCGGCGTTGTTCCTCAACCGGCGGGGCGGTCGACTGTCCACCCGATCGGTCGACGCTCTGGTGGTCCGCCTCGGTAGCGTCGCAGGTCTGGAGGCCGACTCCGGACAGCGGATAACCCCGTACGTCCTGCGGCAGACCTTCGGCCATCGCCTGCTCGCGTCGGGTGCCGATCCCGATCGGGTCGCCGAGCTGATGGGACATCGCCGGAGTGAGACGGCCCGACGATACGGAGCGGTCCGGGCCGCCCGCCCGCCCGACGACGTCCCCGGCTGA
- a CDS encoding alpha/beta hydrolase, which translates to MYPRVRRRTRRTSAALALTVAVCGLTATASAAEDSPAVTGPAVLGTNGAPVPELDWGPCPDDAGPAEYQCATASVPLSYQDPHGEQIEIAVGRLPAADQQNRIGSLFFNPGGPGGSGRIPPVLSAELHERFDLVGFDPRGVQDSTPLRCFDDAGEAADSFGLLFPTTEEEERRVIEATRTGTDACAAKAGPVLNHMSTANVARDLDLLRAAVGDEQLTFHGFSYGTHLGAVYANLFPDRVRAMTLDGGLDPVQWTTGETPADADVPYTTRIGSAAGSQRALESFLGFCAQDERCAFREPGVDLGEKYDRVLDAARSAPIEVPDQDGSVMEWSYPLVVGVVGSALYDARSSMFLGEYLQSLAEAIDGTGPRGEAVLTTVDAVAAMRDQQGYQGPEQNFGVACLDSDNPADPARWAEAAAQADRETPSFGSMWTYESLPCATWPGVDEDRYHGPWDRPTANPVLVLGNRLGDPATPYDGGRNLADLLGDGHLLSLDSFGHGAFGLQLSACVDAAVHAYYLDGELPADGTVCEPDRTPFDPIDGALGAAVAEHTGLPVAALVG; encoded by the coding sequence ATGTACCCACGTGTTCGACGACGAACACGCCGAACCTCGGCGGCGCTCGCGCTGACCGTCGCCGTCTGCGGCCTGACCGCGACCGCCTCGGCCGCCGAGGACTCCCCGGCGGTGACCGGGCCTGCGGTGCTCGGGACCAACGGCGCCCCGGTGCCCGAGTTGGACTGGGGTCCCTGCCCGGATGATGCGGGACCTGCGGAGTACCAGTGTGCGACCGCCTCGGTTCCGCTGTCCTATCAGGACCCGCATGGCGAGCAGATCGAGATCGCGGTGGGCAGACTGCCCGCCGCCGATCAGCAGAACAGGATCGGCTCGCTGTTCTTCAACCCCGGCGGCCCCGGCGGTTCCGGCCGCATCCCGCCGGTGTTGTCGGCCGAGCTGCACGAGCGGTTCGACCTCGTCGGCTTCGATCCCCGGGGAGTGCAGGACAGCACGCCGCTGCGCTGTTTCGACGACGCAGGAGAGGCCGCCGACAGTTTCGGCCTGCTCTTCCCGACCACGGAAGAGGAGGAGCGACGGGTCATCGAGGCCACCCGGACCGGCACCGACGCCTGCGCCGCGAAGGCGGGACCCGTCCTAAACCACATGTCGACGGCGAACGTCGCCCGCGACCTGGACCTGCTGCGGGCCGCCGTCGGCGATGAGCAGCTCACCTTTCACGGCTTCTCCTATGGCACGCATCTCGGCGCGGTCTACGCCAACCTCTTCCCGGACCGGGTGCGGGCCATGACACTGGACGGTGGTCTCGACCCGGTCCAGTGGACGACGGGGGAGACCCCGGCGGACGCCGACGTGCCGTACACGACGCGCATCGGCAGCGCCGCCGGATCGCAGCGCGCGTTGGAGAGCTTCCTCGGCTTCTGCGCGCAGGACGAGCGTTGTGCGTTCCGGGAGCCCGGCGTCGATCTCGGCGAGAAGTACGACCGCGTGCTCGACGCGGCTCGCTCGGCGCCGATCGAGGTTCCCGATCAGGACGGATCGGTCATGGAATGGTCGTATCCGCTGGTCGTCGGGGTGGTCGGCTCGGCCCTCTACGACGCCCGCAGTTCGATGTTCCTCGGTGAGTACCTCCAGTCGTTGGCCGAGGCGATCGACGGGACGGGTCCGCGCGGCGAGGCTGTCCTCACGACCGTGGACGCCGTGGCGGCGATGCGTGATCAGCAGGGTTACCAGGGGCCGGAGCAGAACTTCGGGGTGGCCTGTCTCGACTCCGACAACCCCGCCGATCCGGCGCGGTGGGCCGAGGCGGCAGCCCAGGCCGACCGGGAAACGCCGAGTTTCGGCTCGATGTGGACGTATGAGTCCCTGCCCTGCGCCACCTGGCCCGGCGTCGACGAAGACCGGTACCACGGGCCGTGGGATCGCCCGACCGCGAACCCGGTGCTCGTCCTGGGCAATCGCCTCGGCGACCCGGCCACCCCGTATGACGGCGGGCGAAACCTGGCGGACCTGCTCGGAGACGGTCACCTGCTGTCCTTGGACAGCTTCGGCCATGGCGCGTTCGGCCTCCAGCTGAGCGCCTGCGTGGACGCGGCGGTGCACGCGTACTACCTCGACGGCGAGCTGCCCGCCGACGGCACCGTCTGCGAGCCGGACCGGACGCCGTTCGATCCGATCGACGGCGCACTCGGTGCTGCGGTCGCCGAGCACACCGGTCTGCCGGTCGCGGCGCTCGTCGGCTGA
- a CDS encoding GrpB family protein, producing the protein MTDSVEIVDHDPRWSSVFEELRTRISRVLGFHSQRIEHVGSTAVPGLAARPVIDLDVVIADERALGPVIGRLRPLGYSHQGDLGVPGREAFSRPPHRPPPHHLYVCTESSLALARHLAFRDQLRRSADTAAAYAELKRTLAARHPDDVTAYVEGKTAFVSQVLDQVADAARSEYPAPDAPQGA; encoded by the coding sequence ATGACCGACTCCGTCGAGATCGTGGACCACGACCCACGCTGGTCGTCGGTGTTCGAAGAACTCCGCACCCGGATCAGCCGTGTCCTGGGATTCCACAGCCAGCGCATCGAGCACGTCGGCAGCACCGCCGTCCCTGGTCTCGCCGCCAGGCCCGTCATCGATCTCGACGTGGTGATCGCCGACGAGCGAGCCCTCGGCCCGGTGATCGGCAGGCTCCGGCCGCTCGGGTACAGCCACCAGGGCGATCTGGGCGTTCCCGGCCGGGAGGCCTTCAGCAGGCCGCCGCACCGCCCGCCGCCGCACCACCTCTACGTCTGCACCGAGAGCAGCCTCGCGCTCGCCAGGCACCTGGCGTTCCGCGATCAGCTGCGGCGCAGCGCCGACACCGCGGCGGCCTACGCGGAGTTGAAGCGGACGCTGGCGGCTCGGCATCCCGACGACGTCACGGCCTACGTCGAGGGCAAGACCGCCTTCGTGAGTCAGGTCCTCGACCAGGTCGCCGACGCCGCCCGCTCGGAGTACCCGGCGCCGGACGCCCCGCAGGGGGCCTGA
- a CDS encoding ArsR/SmtB family transcription factor codes for MHAFDVLGDPVRRRILELLADGERAAGEVTSIVQEEFGISQPGVSQHLRVLRENGFTTVRAVGARRLYSVDPEPLREIDGWLERYRRFWNQPLDALATELARGRRERRAASAADPTPPPD; via the coding sequence ATGCATGCGTTCGACGTACTGGGAGACCCGGTCCGTCGTCGCATCCTGGAACTCCTCGCCGACGGCGAACGAGCGGCAGGCGAGGTCACCTCGATCGTGCAGGAGGAGTTCGGCATCTCGCAGCCCGGCGTCTCCCAACATCTGCGGGTCCTGCGGGAGAACGGCTTCACCACCGTCCGGGCGGTCGGCGCCCGCAGGCTGTACTCGGTGGACCCGGAGCCGCTACGGGAGATCGACGGGTGGCTGGAGCGTTACCGCCGCTTCTGGAACCAGCCGCTGGACGCGCTGGCCACCGAGCTGGCCAGGGGCAGGCGAGAACGCCGCGCCGCCTCGGCCGCCGATCCCACTCCGCCACCGGATTAG
- a CDS encoding Rv2578c family radical SAM protein, protein MKWDAQRLDEGGDQALPLEVTGRGGVVRGGGRGGLRLPPPVPIEAGTDDEAMAIEITAKTIINRVPGQSGMPFEWTVNPYRGCSHACRYCFARNTHTYLDLDSGRDFDTRIIVKVNAGALLRRELAGPRWRGESIAMGTNTDPYQRAEGRYGLMREIITALRDRANPFSILTKGTLILRDLDLITEAAGQAPVSIAVSVGSVDEPLWRSVEPGTPSPNRRLDVVRRFAERGIDVTVLMAPILPGLSDSPAELARTVSAVVDAGASSVVPVVLHLRPGAREWYHRWLSSDFPELLPQYEQLYRASHYAPKAYQRRITEQVRELAAARGLRRRPRHRAAESESAAGPETAAGQLSLL, encoded by the coding sequence ATGAAGTGGGACGCGCAACGCTTGGACGAGGGCGGCGATCAGGCGCTGCCGCTGGAGGTGACCGGTCGGGGCGGGGTCGTGCGCGGCGGCGGGCGCGGCGGGCTCCGGCTGCCGCCCCCGGTGCCGATCGAGGCGGGCACCGACGACGAGGCGATGGCCATCGAGATCACCGCGAAGACCATCATCAACCGGGTGCCGGGCCAGTCGGGCATGCCCTTCGAATGGACGGTGAATCCTTATCGGGGCTGCAGCCATGCCTGTCGTTACTGCTTCGCGCGCAACACGCACACCTATCTCGACCTCGACTCGGGCCGTGACTTCGACACCAGGATCATCGTGAAGGTGAACGCGGGGGCGCTACTGCGTCGCGAGCTGGCGGGCCCCCGATGGCGCGGCGAGTCGATCGCGATGGGCACCAACACCGACCCCTATCAGCGGGCCGAGGGCCGTTACGGGTTGATGCGGGAGATCATCACGGCATTGCGAGACCGGGCCAACCCGTTCTCCATCCTGACCAAGGGAACCCTGATCCTGCGTGATCTCGACCTGATCACCGAGGCCGCGGGCCAGGCCCCGGTGTCGATCGCCGTCTCGGTCGGGTCCGTCGACGAGCCGCTGTGGCGGTCGGTGGAGCCGGGCACCCCCTCGCCGAACCGGAGGCTGGACGTGGTCCGTCGCTTCGCCGAGCGTGGCATCGACGTCACCGTCCTGATGGCGCCGATCCTGCCAGGACTGAGCGATTCGCCGGCGGAACTGGCCCGCACGGTCTCCGCCGTAGTCGACGCGGGCGCCTCGTCGGTGGTGCCGGTGGTCCTGCATCTGCGTCCCGGCGCCAGGGAGTGGTACCACCGCTGGCTCAGCAGTGACTTCCCCGAACTGCTTCCGCAGTACGAGCAGCTCTACCGGGCCAGCCACTATGCGCCGAAGGCCTACCAGCGCCGGATCACCGAGCAGGTGCGGGAGCTGGCCGCCGCGCGAGGCCTCCGGCGTCGCCCGAGACATCGTGCGGCCGAGTCTGAATCCGCCGCGGGGCCCGAGACGGCCGCAGGTCAGCTCTCGCTGCTCTGA
- the trxA gene encoding thioredoxin encodes MMSPISLTADTFADTIKDNEIVVVDFWADWCGPCHRFAPTFDASAADNPDVVHAKVDTEAEAGLAGAAQIRSIPTLMVFKKGTLVFRESGALPAKALAQVLDAARAHEVADPAQ; translated from the coding sequence ATGATGTCTCCGATCTCGCTCACCGCCGACACGTTCGCCGACACGATCAAGGACAACGAGATCGTCGTCGTCGACTTCTGGGCCGACTGGTGCGGACCCTGCCACCGCTTCGCCCCGACCTTCGACGCCTCGGCGGCGGACAACCCCGACGTGGTGCACGCCAAGGTCGACACCGAGGCCGAGGCGGGCCTGGCGGGTGCTGCTCAGATCCGGTCCATCCCTACGCTGATGGTCTTCAAGAAGGGCACCCTGGTCTTCCGCGAGTCCGGTGCGCTGCCTGCGAAGGCACTGGCCCAGGTGCTCGACGCCGCCCGCGCGCACGAGGTCGCCGACCCGGCGCAGTGA
- a CDS encoding VOC family protein — protein MIKITVTSVFVTDQAKALDFYTRVLGFLPKTDEPAGGARWLTVVSPSDPDGVELLLEPNGSPIATTYQQALREAGIPATLFGVDDVMAEYERLRGLGVEFPSPPVAAGNATVAVLDDTCGNLIGIAQPIDAS, from the coding sequence ATGATCAAGATCACCGTCACCAGCGTCTTCGTCACCGATCAGGCCAAGGCGCTGGACTTCTACACCCGCGTTCTCGGCTTCCTCCCCAAGACCGACGAGCCCGCAGGCGGCGCCCGATGGCTGACCGTCGTCTCCCCTTCGGACCCCGACGGGGTCGAACTGCTGCTCGAACCGAACGGGAGCCCGATCGCGACCACCTATCAGCAGGCGCTGCGGGAGGCAGGCATCCCCGCCACGCTGTTCGGCGTCGACGACGTCATGGCGGAGTACGAGCGGCTGCGTGGCCTGGGCGTCGAGTTCCCGTCGCCGCCGGTCGCGGCGGGCAACGCGACGGTGGCCGTGCTGGACGACACCTGCGGCAACCTCATCGGCATCGCCCAGCCGATCGACGCCTCCTGA